The stretch of DNA CCGTCATAGCCGGTCGGGTTTGCCTTCCAGGCGGCGCGCAGGGCACGGATGAAATCGTCGCAGCGCGCGCCAAGCCGCTCAAACGGGGTGTCCTGGTGGGCGTACTCTTCGCGCGACCAGCCGATACCCAGGCCGAGATCGAAACGGCCCTCGGACAGCAGGTCAATCGTCGCCACCTGTTTGGCCAGCGTCGCCGGTCGGTGGTAGCCAAAGACCAGGACCGAGGTCCCGAGCCGGATGCGGCGGGTGATGCCGGCCACATAGGCAAGCGACTCCAGCGGGGCCAGGAGGTTTTCATAGGCTTGGGGCCACTGTCGGATAGGCTGAGGACCGTGAATGAACTGGTCAATCGGATGGCTCTGAACGGGCTGCTCGGGATACAGGAAGTGATCCTGGACCCACAGCGAGTCATAGCCCAACTCGTCGGCTCGGACCGCGAACTCATGGACCGCCCGCCGGTCGGCGAAGTCGGTCAGCTGGGGCATATTAAAGCCGATTTTCATGCCTGCCTCCCTTACGGCTGAGTCGTTTCGACCAGTTCCAGTATGGTCCCGTCCGGGTCTTTGAAGCACACAAAACGGGCCGGTGGGGCGTCGAGTGGGCTGAGCAGAACCGGCTCGGACACAAACTCTACCCCGCGCGCTTTCAGCGCCTCGACNNNNNNNNNNNNNNNNNNNNNNNNNNNNNNNNNNNNNNNNNNNNNNNNNNNNNNNNNNNNNNNNNNNNNNNNNNNNNNNNNNNNNNNNNNNNNNNNNNNNNNNNNNNNNNNNNNNNNNNNNNNNNNNNNNNNNNNNNNNNNNNNNNNNNNNNNNNNNNNNNNNNNNNNNNNNNNNNNNNNNNNNNNNNNNNNNNNNNNNNNNNNNNNNNNNNNNNNNNNNNNNNNNNNNNNNNNNNNNNNNNNNNNNNNNNNNNNNNNNNNNNNNNNNNNNNNNNNNNNNNNNNNNNNNNNNNNNNNNNNNNNNNNNNNNNNNNNNNNNNNNNNNNNNNNNNCGAGCGCGGGCTGCTCTACTCGGTGCTGCCGGTGAAGACGAGCTGGCGCGACTCCTCCTGAGCCTCAAACCGCTCCTTCAGCGGGGACGGCAGCGTGACCGTGCGCTCCTGGGGAAACTTGTCCGGATACAGGGTCGGGCGCAGGAAAAACTCCTCCGGGACCGGGACGGTCGCCTGACTCTTGAGCGGCGCCACAAACCACACCCGGCGCATGAAGTCGGGGCTGAAGAAGACCTCCAGGTCTTTTGTCGACCAGTCGCGGACCTGGTGGGCGTCGTGCATGTCATAGCTCAAGAGGTCCTGCTCCAGGTCCCAGAACACGAAGATCTGGCCGCTGTAGCCCTGCTTGCCGAGCTGCGGGTTCATCAGCTTGGCCACCCG from Desulfurellaceae bacterium encodes:
- a CDS encoding TIGR03619 family F420-dependent LLM class oxidoreductase is translated as MKIGFNMPQLTDFADRRAVHEFAVRADELGYDSLWVQDHFLYPEQPVQSHPIDQFIHGPQPIRQWPQAYENLLAPLESLAYVAGITRRIRLGTSVLVFGYHRPATLAKQVATIDLLSEGRFDLGLGIGWSREEYAHQDTPFERLGARCDDFIRALRAAWKANPTGYDGEFYSIPHGSYSPKPVQRDEHGNPAVPILGGFLSEPGLRRTAELCDAWHPAGHTVEMAVSRLQQLNRMAKERFQRGPLRLVQRVFAAPALPGIEKIGEQLMQPNWVGTPDDMLPHLTECKEAGIDEVVIDTSFFGEMDGPDDWVAQPDFFKPLLDAAHA